One window of Quercus robur chromosome 12, dhQueRobu3.1, whole genome shotgun sequence genomic DNA carries:
- the LOC126709076 gene encoding uncharacterized protein LOC126709076 → MLEPELCSSRVLSPFREESGDEELSVLPRHTKVIVTGNNRTKSVLVGLQGVVKKAVGLGGWHWLVLKNGVEVKLQRNALSVLEHPTGHEEDDDRDYDNSSSGSDIGEKDNDFSTIDFQKMSKQRIRTRPWVPSTSVKSTNRGIYREVQSIHTPQPRVNLAKLGTDSLWRYCRHYHLLSSNSNPSREQMLNAVQRHFGLQLEVDEAQVITRFVHAAKRLKSADKIIKREF, encoded by the exons ATGCTTGAGCCAGAGCTTTGTTCTTCTCGGGTTCTTTCGCCTTTTCGTGAAGAAAGTGGGGATGAGGAACTTTCTGTGCTCCCCAGGCACACCAAAGTGATTGTTACTGGAAATAATAGAACAAAGTCTGTGTTGGTGGGCTTGCAAGGCGTGGTCAAGAAGGCTGTTGGCCTCGGAGGTTGGCATTGGCTG GTTCTGAAAAACGGGGTTGAAGTTAAGCTGCAAAGGAATGCATTGAGTGTGCTGGAACATCCAACTGGGcatgaagaagatgatgatcgTGATTATGATAACTCTAGCAGTGGATCTGACATAGGTGAAAAGGATAATGATTTCT CTACTATAGATTTTCAAAAGATGAGCAAACAAAGAATTCGGACAAGGCCATGGGTTCCATCCACATCAGTGAAGTCGACAAATCGTGGCATTTACAGAGAAGTTCAATCCATTCACACACCTCAGCCT AGGGTGAACTTGGCAAAATTAGGAACAGATTCATTGTGGAGATATTGCAGACACTACCACCTT TTGAGCAGCAATTCTAATCCATCAAGGGAACAAATGCTTAATGCTGTGCAGCGCCATTTTGGGTTGCAg CTAGAAGTGGACGAGGCACAGGTGATCACTCGATTTGTTCATGCTGCCAAGAGACTGAAATCAGctgataaaattataaaacgaGAGTTCTGA